ATTTCACTATTCTCAAAGACTTCGGCACCTTGCAACTTTTCAGTTAAGTACGCCATGAGCTCAACACCGACACGGGTTAAGGTCGACAGCTCAGGGCCAATTAAATCAACTTCTATGGCTCTGTGGTTAGGTAAAGCAAGTTCAAGTAGCGCTTCTTTTTCCGCGCTACCACTGACCCCGACAATCGATGCGAGGATCGTGCTGTTTAACCATTCATCATAAATCTCAACGGGAATATTCTTATTTGTGGCAAAGTTTAAAAAGCAACCTCTGGCAACACAGCGTTGCGTGAAATAATCAAATTCCGGCGCGGTATTATTTTCGATGGAAGTCAGGATCGCTTTGTTGATAGGGTCCGCCACTTGGCGCTCGATGGCCCTGGGCGATAAGTTCTTTTCAAACCGAACAAACGCAGTCACATCTCTCACCTGCGGGTTTGGCAGAACATCGAGTTCAGGCCTAAAAAACATCACCGAACACACAGTGAAAAGCACACCAAGTACAATATACCCCATCGCCAAAGCGGGATTGCTAAATAAGGTCACAAACCGGTATGACTTTGCCTCTTGCGATTTAATTTCATATCGATTCTCAATATTAAATACGGTGCACAGAGCAGGCAGTACATAGAGTGAATATACCAAAGAAGCCATTAACGCGATTGAAATCACAAAAGCGAGATCTTCAAACAACTGCCCCTCTTTCGAGCTCATCAGCACGATGGGGATAAAGATTAAAACACTGGTCAATGTTGAAGAGATCAGTGCAGAGCGCACTCTCATCAAGCCTTTGTACATATGTTCAAAACTGAATTTTCGCTTTAATTCTCGCTGAATGCTTTCGATGGTAATGATTGAAGCATCCACTATCAGCCCCACGGATAATGAGATCCCGGCTAACGAAATCAAATGCAATTGTTTATCCGCAATCCACATCGCGATGAAGACAATCGATAGGGAGAATGGCACACTGGCAAACACCAATCCAATTGACGGTACATTACGAATAAACGCGAAGATTGCAATGCAGGCTAATACCAGGCCAAGCATTGAGCTGAACGAAATGAACTTGATCGAATCGATAATGGCCAGTGAGTTGTCCATGCGTAGATCCACTCTAAAGCCATTTCTCTTTTCGAGTTTTTGGTTCATTTCCACCAGCTTCTCTTTCACCAAACTGATAGTTTCAAGTACATCAACGTCCGTGGTCGGCTGGATAAAGAAAAACATGGCCGATCTGCCGTTATAGGAAGTAGGTAGCCACTCTTCGTCTTCGATGATTTCGGTGGTGGCAACGTCTTTGACGCGTACAAGCTGTTTTCCGTTCGCTTTGATGATCACTTCACCGAGTTGATCTAGTTTCTCTTCTCCTTTAAACACCATCTGGTAAGCGCGTTTACCAAGGTGTAGCTTGTCTCCCGACTGGTCATACAACTCATCCAAAGCGGTGATAACCTCATCGATCGTCACATTGTTGTGTACCAATTTTTTTTCATCAAACAGGATATTTAAGCGTAAGCGGGTGCTTTGGTTCGGGACCTTAACCGCTGCAACACCTTTAATGCCGATAAGTGCCGGCTCTACTTCATCTTTGAAGACTTCAATAAAGTCTACGGTAGGCACATCGTCGCGAGCATGAAGAAAAAACGACGCCAAAGTTGAACTGGCACCGTTACTAAAGTCAAAAATCAAAGGCTTAGGGGCTTCCAAAGGCCAGTTGGGCACTTGGTTTACTTTAGTCTGTATCTCTGAATAGGCTTTGGTCATATCCGTGTTACTGTGAAAGGTGACGCTTGTCCAGGATTGACCCTTTTCGACCCAAGACACCGTACTCTTCACGTTAGCTACCCCTGCTAACTCTCTTTCTAGTGGTATGATTAGAGACTTCTCAACTTCACTGATCGACTTTCCGGGCCAGGTTACAGCCAGGCCAATCTCTGGTAATTTCATTTCAGGCAATAGCACTTTAGAAACCCGCTGTGAGCTCATAATGCCAATGACTAAGCACAGGGCCGCAATAAATAAGATAGGCACCTGATATTTTTTTAACGCATTCATTAACTAATTAGCCCTACTACAAAGTACTGTTCACAAGTTCAACCGTTTCGCCATCAGACAACATATTGGCGCCCCGCACGACTAAACGCATACCATGAGTTAAGGCACCAGAAACCGTCGTCCTGGCATTAAATGACGTACCTTGGATCATGTTCACTTCAACGCGCGATGCAGACTTGTTATCGTCAATCGCCCAAACATAGGCACTGCCATCCAAGTCAAAATTTAAAGCGTCGGCTGAGATGCGAAATAACTTTTGCTGCGAGGTCTGCATCATTTCAACACTTATGCGCTGACCAACATCGAGTGCTACACCGTCTGGTTCGTTGAGATAAATCCGCTTACTCTGGGTGTTGGCATTGACCACGTTACTCACTCTCTTAAGCGTGAGCGGTTTGCGGTGATATGAGAAGCTAGCCTGCTCATAAGTGCCATGAGCAGCAAATGAAAGCGGCATATCACACACGACTTCATTGCCACTTAATGGACTCAATTGCGCAACCGGTTCTCCCCGGCTCACAAACTGGCCCAATTTGCTTAAGTGACGTTCTACTTCGAAATCCCCAGATGCGCGCAATTGTGCTTTTTTGCTGTCCCGGGATAGCCTTGCAATTTCGCTCTCTGCTAAAGCAATTTCTGCCTTACTGGTTCTGACCTGCCACTTGAGCCTTTGTAGTTCTGATGGAGAAACGTGTTCCCCCCTGATTTTTGCGGCGTTCGTACTCACTTTTGTGAAATGCCAGGTCATGTCGTCTTTGCTCTAGTTTAATTTCGTTCTTTTGTAGTTCGTTCAGTACGTAAAAACTATCTTGGCTCGCGACCAGTTGGTTTTTTTTGACTTGGCTGCCCACTGGCAATAGGGAAGTTAACTCAGCATCAACCCCGGCAGATAACACAACGGTACTCTGTGACATAAATTCACATGACAGAGACGATACTGTCCCGTTTGTAACTTCTTCTGCGGGCTCAACAAAGACATTCACCCCTTTGTGTTCTTCAGCAAAGGTACTCATTGCACTAAATAAGCAACAAAACATCATGATATTTTGATACTTCACAGGTACAACTCTTTTCAAAATAAGATCAATAGACATGGTTCAATACATTCCTTTCGCAGGCTGTTATGTGTAATCAGTAACTAACATCTGGCAGCCAAGTTCGCTCCCACAGTGGTTGCTTTTTTATAGCGTTGAGCGCTGTGTCACAAACAAGCAGAGCGGCAAATTCACTCATTTCCGTACCACGTGAAAACAACGAAGTGAGGAAATCATGATTGTTTAGTAGGTGTGCTGACTTCATAGGACGAGAGTCCAAAAATGGGAGGTATGACTCAGGTTCTTTGTGTTCTTTTATCATCTCTGGGGCAATTGTTTTGCTCCCGAGAATACATAGAAGAAAATAAGTCCATTAAACACGCCTAAACCTTTAGAGATTGTGAACTATACACAAATAAAAAAATAAGTACATACAATACATTACCCACTCGGTAACCTTTGTTAACCTTGCTGTTCTGTATATTTTGCTCAAGCGACGCCTAAATGAGCTCGGGAACTGACTGCCGGGTTATGTGAATATTTTCTAAATGAAATGACCAGACGGAATATCGTCTGATAGGATATGGTGGCGTTTTAAATAAAAGATATAACAACATGAACAACAAGCTTTTTGTAATACCTAAACCGAATCCCAATGCCAAACTCAGACTATTCTGCTTCCCTTATGCAGGCGGCTCTCCGGCCATTTTTATGCCCTGGAGTGGCGGGCTTCACCCCGAGGTAGAGCTGGTGCTGTTGCAGTTCCCGGGCCGCGGCGCACGTATGGGTGAACCTGCACACATTGAGATGCAGCATAAAGTGGATGAGTTATTAGCTCATCAGGCGTTTCTGACGGAGAAACCTTATGTGCTGATGGGCCACAGCCTGGGTAGCCGGGTTATTTTTGAGGTCACTAAACACCTGGTCGAGCAAGATGCGCCGCTGCCACTTCATCTTATCGCATCGGGGAGCCGCGCCCCACATACAGGCTCAAGCAAAGCACAGACCTATCATTTGCCACATGATGCTTTTATTGAGGAACTCTATAAACTCAACGGCACACCCAAAGAGCTACTGGAACACAAAGAGTTAATGGAACTGCTGCTGCCCTTACTCAGAGCAGATTTTCAGATTGCCGAATGCTATCAGGCCCAGGCAACCGCGCTGCCATGCCCTATTACAGTATTCCATGGCCATGATGATATTGATATCAGTGCCGAGCAGCTGCACGGCTGGCAAGATTTGAGTGAACACAAAATTGACATTCACTATTTCAATGGCGGGCATTTCTTTATCAACCAGTGCCGTGATGAAGTCCTGCACACAGTCAATCAGGTGCTCGGCAAAATAGTATAATACTGATTGCCAAAACCCCTAAGTTGACCAATTATAAACACTCTGGTTTATGTGTAGGTAATTAAAATGGAAGGCTTACTTCATGCGCTCGAGCTCGATGGTCAGGGTGGCGCAACCCAGGTGACAGACTTAACACAGGCGCTCAAAGATGAGGCGCCTGTGTGGCTGCACTTTGACTACACCAGCGAAGCGGTACAACACTTTCTCAGCCAGCTGGAATTTCTGCAAGAATGGGAATGGCAGGCCCTGCTTGCCGAAGAAACCCGTCCTCGTGTGACTCGCGCCAATCACGGGTTGCTGCTGTTTTTACGCGGTGTTAACCTCAACCCCAGGCAAAACCCCGAAGACATGGTGTCGGTGCGCTGTTTTGTCAGTAAAAACGTGTTGATCACCTGCCGCAAGCGCGTGCTGATCTCAATTGAAGATCTGCGCAACGCGCTATTGGATGGCAACTCAGTGACGACCATCAGTGATCTGATCTGTGCGCTGATTGATCGCCTCACCCATCGTATGCAAGACACCCTATGGCAGGTCGAAGAGCAACTGGATGACTTTGAAGAGCAGCTGGACAAAGAAGAGAGCCAGCCCGATTATCATCAAATAACCTTGCTGCGACGTCAGGTGATCTCCTTAAAACGCTACATTAAACCTCAGCGTCAGGCCATTTATGATTTGATTGATACTAAGGTAAGCTGGCTGAGCCTTGAGCAGCGCCGCTTACTCGGTGAAGCAAATAACACCCTGAGCCGCTATATCGAGGAGCTTGAGGCCAGCATAGAGCGCGCACAGGTGCTACAGCAAAGTATTGCCAATCAGCTGAATGAGCAGCTCAACCAGCGCATGTACATTATGTCGGTGGTCGCAGCCCTGTTTTTGCCGCTGGGATTTTTAACGGGTCTGCTGGGCGTCAACATTGGTGGTATTCCGGGCACAGAGAACCCCTGGTCATTCAGTATCTTTGTGATTGCTTTGGTGGTACTAACGGTTGCCGTTGCTGTGTTGTTTAAACGTCGAAAATGGATATAACAGGCAAGTTTAAAGGTGTGGGGGATGAGGTAAAATGGCGCTCTCGCTAGGGATCGAACCTAGAACTTGGCCTCCGGAGGGCCACGTGATATCCATTTCACCACGAGAGCAACATCTTAGTGCTGCCAATAATAATCATATCCAGTGGCAAATACCAGTCATTGTTGTCTATATGCTTAATTTATGGCCTAAAACTCGAAAAAAGACTTCACACAGAGCGAAATTCGCGATATTTAACTATGCTTAGAACAATAACAATAATGACGACCTGCAGATGCGCGGAAAATTGGTCTTCCCGTATCGGCATGACATCATCTGAGAGGACCGTATTATGACTCTAATGACCACTGAACAAGTTGCTGAATTTTTAGATGTTAAAGTGGAGCGTGTCAGACGACTGGCACGTGAGAACCTGCTGGTTGCCAAACAGCAGGATGATCAGGGTGA
The Pseudoalteromonas viridis DNA segment above includes these coding regions:
- a CDS encoding efflux RND transporter permease subunit, with amino-acid sequence MNALKKYQVPILFIAALCLVIGIMSSQRVSKVLLPEMKLPEIGLAVTWPGKSISEVEKSLIIPLERELAGVANVKSTVSWVEKGQSWTSVTFHSNTDMTKAYSEIQTKVNQVPNWPLEAPKPLIFDFSNGASSTLASFFLHARDDVPTVDFIEVFKDEVEPALIGIKGVAAVKVPNQSTRLRLNILFDEKKLVHNNVTIDEVITALDELYDQSGDKLHLGKRAYQMVFKGEEKLDQLGEVIIKANGKQLVRVKDVATTEIIEDEEWLPTSYNGRSAMFFFIQPTTDVDVLETISLVKEKLVEMNQKLEKRNGFRVDLRMDNSLAIIDSIKFISFSSMLGLVLACIAIFAFIRNVPSIGLVFASVPFSLSIVFIAMWIADKQLHLISLAGISLSVGLIVDASIITIESIQRELKRKFSFEHMYKGLMRVRSALISSTLTSVLIFIPIVLMSSKEGQLFEDLAFVISIALMASLVYSLYVLPALCTVFNIENRYEIKSQEAKSYRFVTLFSNPALAMGYIVLGVLFTVCSVMFFRPELDVLPNPQVRDVTAFVRFEKNLSPRAIERQVADPINKAILTSIENNTAPEFDYFTQRCVARGCFLNFATNKNIPVEIYDEWLNSTILASIVGVSGSAEKEALLELALPNHRAIEVDLIGPELSTLTRVGVELMAYLTEKLQGAEVFENSEIVKSDVVIEFTPEKEKLAFVDMSVQQLNNYLVAMSYGYYIGDYFNEGRAVAAYVKGHEVTSVDDLLSRQIVTPDGNVRRLGELTQGAMMPTDSLIMRVNSEQVASLYIEAPETMPIGKFITILKGHVADFFEQKQVFDVAVQYRGSTDDMGTFMSEFAQILAISIVILCALIWWFIKSVKATLVVMFSLPISMAGGLLAVYLFGLIRYQNLDMITIIGFIMLMGLVINNGILLVSSFMDNLALSASRVEAISSAITHRKRAILLSTLTSILGMMPLLLPGATSSEIYQGLAVVIIGGMFTNITLGLLLMVALLSLPWVTNNKNKSL
- a CDS encoding efflux RND transporter periplasmic adaptor subunit yields the protein MSTNAAKIRGEHVSPSELQRLKWQVRTSKAEIALAESEIARLSRDSKKAQLRASGDFEVERHLSKLGQFVSRGEPVAQLSPLSGNEVVCDMPLSFAAHGTYEQASFSYHRKPLTLKRVSNVVNANTQSKRIYLNEPDGVALDVGQRISVEMMQTSQQKLFRISADALNFDLDGSAYVWAIDDNKSASRVEVNMIQGTSFNARTTVSGALTHGMRLVVRGANMLSDGETVELVNSTL
- a CDS encoding zinc transporter ZntB, with product MEGLLHALELDGQGGATQVTDLTQALKDEAPVWLHFDYTSEAVQHFLSQLEFLQEWEWQALLAEETRPRVTRANHGLLLFLRGVNLNPRQNPEDMVSVRCFVSKNVLITCRKRVLISIEDLRNALLDGNSVTTISDLICALIDRLTHRMQDTLWQVEEQLDDFEEQLDKEESQPDYHQITLLRRQVISLKRYIKPQRQAIYDLIDTKVSWLSLEQRRLLGEANNTLSRYIEELEASIERAQVLQQSIANQLNEQLNQRMYIMSVVAALFLPLGFLTGLLGVNIGGIPGTENPWSFSIFVIALVVLTVAVAVLFKRRKWI
- a CDS encoding thioesterase II family protein, coding for MNNKLFVIPKPNPNAKLRLFCFPYAGGSPAIFMPWSGGLHPEVELVLLQFPGRGARMGEPAHIEMQHKVDELLAHQAFLTEKPYVLMGHSLGSRVIFEVTKHLVEQDAPLPLHLIASGSRAPHTGSSKAQTYHLPHDAFIEELYKLNGTPKELLEHKELMELLLPLLRADFQIAECYQAQATALPCPITVFHGHDDIDISAEQLHGWQDLSEHKIDIHYFNGGHFFINQCRDEVLHTVNQVLGKIV
- a CDS encoding helix-turn-helix domain-containing protein, producing the protein MTLMTTEQVAEFLDVKVERVRRLARENLLVAKQQDDQGEPIFDKDDVEKYKELAQRLGGI